A genomic segment from Neobacillus sp. YX16 encodes:
- the terL gene encoding phage terminase large subunit gives MGKQMRGKRNGAYRPDLVICDDLESSKNTNTAELRDKNLHWFNSVVMPIGDPDRTAFVYMGTAVHQSGLLFDVMRRSDFQSKLFSAVISPPERQDLWDVFDQLLRDQEDPDRRETALSFYEMNREEMDKGVEVLWEQRWSYVGLMIEKSNMTSKSFASEYLNVPIDEDSQIFNQTRMVFWDYGELEDKNLELYGAWDMAFGKSNRSDYNAVVILGRERRTGVLYVLHTWAEKCPAHKAMEKALEIIKEYQPRVFAVETVQGQFDLYRQLREAMQRERVYFTKLKPITTNRSHGKKEERIEQMEPLFENGVIRPHQTQRLLLEQLEMFPFGDHDDLPDALQMALDLCSLQTRKSWHKKPTGL, from the coding sequence ATGGGAAAGCAAATGAGGGGTAAGAGAAACGGAGCTTACCGTCCAGACTTGGTCATTTGTGACGACTTGGAGTCTAGCAAGAACACAAACACAGCTGAACTCCGAGACAAGAACCTTCACTGGTTCAACTCTGTTGTAATGCCAATAGGAGACCCAGACAGAACAGCTTTCGTGTACATGGGAACCGCTGTTCACCAGTCTGGTCTGTTGTTTGACGTTATGAGACGGAGTGACTTCCAGTCAAAGCTGTTCTCCGCTGTCATTAGTCCTCCAGAACGTCAAGACCTCTGGGACGTATTTGACCAATTACTCCGAGATCAAGAAGACCCAGACAGAAGGGAAACAGCTCTTTCTTTCTATGAAATGAACCGTGAGGAAATGGACAAGGGAGTTGAGGTTCTCTGGGAACAACGCTGGTCTTATGTTGGTCTCATGATTGAGAAAAGCAACATGACCTCAAAGTCTTTCGCTTCAGAATATTTAAATGTTCCTATTGACGAGGACAGTCAAATTTTCAATCAAACCAGAATGGTCTTCTGGGACTATGGAGAATTAGAGGACAAAAACCTTGAATTGTATGGAGCTTGGGACATGGCTTTTGGTAAGTCAAACCGTTCTGACTATAACGCTGTTGTCATTCTTGGACGTGAGAGACGTACTGGTGTGCTTTATGTACTTCACACTTGGGCAGAGAAATGTCCAGCTCACAAAGCAATGGAGAAAGCTCTGGAAATAATCAAAGAGTATCAACCAAGAGTCTTCGCTGTTGAAACTGTTCAAGGTCAGTTTGACTTATACAGACAACTCCGTGAAGCAATGCAAAGGGAAAGAGTATATTTCACAAAGCTCAAACCTATTACAACAAACCGTTCACACGGAAAGAAGGAAGAACGAATTGAGCAAATGGAACCGCTGTTTGAGAACGGAGTCATAAGACCTCACCAGACCCAAAGACTTCTCTTAGAACAACTCGAAATGTTTCCGTTTGGAGATCATGACGACTTACCAGACGCATTACAAATGGCTCTTGACCTTTGCTCCCTTCAAACTCGGAAAAGTTGGCATAAGAAACCGACTGGACTGTGA